The sequence below is a genomic window from Ignavibacteriales bacterium.
ACCAAGACTTATTAACTTATCGACTGTATGTGAGCCGATGAAACCAGCACCACCTGTTACTAAAACTAAACTCATATAAGAATGCACTCCATTGCTGCTAAAGATGTTTTGATGCTACTTAAGATCATAACGCTTATAGTTAAAAATTATTTTACTTCCTTGCGGTTCAAGCATAAACGGCATTTCGCGATAATCCTGCATTGCTTCGCGCAACTTATCATGATCCTCACGTTTACAGTATACTAACAAAAATCCCCCACCGCCTGCACCAGCAATTTTACCTCCAACTGCTCCTGCATTAATTGCGGTTGAATACATTTTATCTATTTCCGCATTTGAAATATTTGAGGATAAATTTTTCTTTAAGTCCCAGTTTTCAGAAAGTAATCGGCCTACATCATCAACATTTCCGTTCAACAAACTTCCTTCTGTATCATAAGCTAATTTTTTTATTGAATCGTGATAATCAAGCTTATCACTTATAGATTTTTTCTGTTCAGTTAGTACTGTTGAGGAGCTCCTTGTAATGTTAGTGTAGAACAGTAGAAGGTTAGCTCCAAGTTTTCTTTTTAAATTTGTTGGAAGTTCAATGGCTTCCGTTTCGACAGTTTCATCCTTATTAAACTTAATTGCTTTCAACCCGCCGTATGCGGCAATGTACTGATCTTGTTTGCCTATAGGTTTTTTTAGAGTATCAATTTCGATTTCGCATGCTTCTTTTGCCAGTTGTTCATGTGTTACCTGGAATCCTCTATAATGGTAAGCAGCATTTAATAACCCGACTGTTAAGCTGCTTGATGAACCTAAACCCGATCCTTCTGAAGGGACATCGGCAAGCATTGTAATTTCTATGCCTTTATCAAGCTTTGACTTTCGCAGGACTTCACGCACGAGTTCGTGCTGAATTTCATCAACAGAACTGACGATTTCTTTTTTTGTATAGTTAACATAAATGAGATCATCAAATCTTTCTTTGATAATGACAAAAATATATTTATCAATCGCGGATGAGACAACAAATCCTTCCTTTAACTGATAATATTCTTTAAAATCTGTTCCGCCTCCGCAAAGGCTTATCCGTAATGGGGTTTGTGAGATGATCATTTGTTATCGGGCTTTCTTTTTCGTGCTGTACAAGTAAAATCCTGTGTTAATATTTTTTCTGACCCACCTGTTTCAATAATTCTAACCGCCATAAAAATAACCCTGATGATTTTCCACAAAATTAGTCTTATAGTACTTAGAAATCCTTTTGTTGTAGGACCAGTTTCAAAACTATTTATCTCATCGAATCCGACTAATCGCAATATTTGGCTTAAAGAATTGGGATTAAATATCGTTAGATGAGTAAGATCTCCATAAATGATATGATTAGGGGAAATTCCATCACCGTTCGGAGTTTGAATTATTAATAAACCATTTTCGTTGAGTATTGAATGAATCCCCCTGAAAAAATCAAACAATTCCTTTTTGTATAAATGTTCAATAACATCCATTGCAAAAACTATATCATATTTTTTTTTGTGTTCTGTTAAAAATGAAAACACATCATAACTATCAGCATTTAATCCTCTAGATCTTGCAATATTGATTTGTTCATCAGAAATATCAATCCCGTATAAATTGTTAAATCCTTCCTTATAAAGAAACTGAAGCAATAATCCATTACCACAACCGATATCTATTACAGAGGCATTCTTCGAAAATCCAGAGAGATATTTCAGATATCTTTTTTTATATCCTGCAAACAGTGATTCATTTGAATAATTGTTTTCATTACTTATATAATTTTTAAATGTCGTTACATAAGCATCATAAAGCTGTTTACGGAAATCATATTTTTTTTCAGTCATGATTTGTAAGACATAGAAAAATTATTAATGATCGAAGAAAATATGTTCAACAAATTGCTTTTAACTATAAATAAATTCGTTGAATAGACAGTTATAAATATTATTATTTCGTAAAACGTACCTATATGAAAAGCTTGCATAAACTGAACAAATATTTTTGTAAAAATAAAAGCAGCTAAGGCATTCACCGAGTAATAAACAAGGTTTGGAATAAAAACTTTTCTTTTACTATTCAAGATGTTTTTATTAACAATAAAAAACGATGTGACAAAAAAGAATAAATAGCTTAATGTGGTACTCACAGCCAATCCATTTTGTTCATATTGTTCCACAAGGATAATATTTAATATTATTTTGAGTACTATCCCTATAATTGTAATCAGCAATAATTTTTTTATCATTCCTATGCTATATAATAATTTATTAATAACACCATAGATAGAATAGAAGATTATGCCGAATGCATAATATGACAGAACATCAGAAGTTTTTACAGTATCGATAAAGGAAAACTTCCCCCTCTCAAAAAATATCTTAGTAATTGTATCCCCATAGAAAATGAAAAGAATCATTATAGGCACGAAAATCCCAACACTGATAAGGATACCTGTACTGAATATTCTCTCTAATTCTTCCTTTTTTTTTTCTTGGTATAAAATTGAAAACTTAGGGAAAATTGCTGTGGAAAGTGATATTGTGAGAATAGAGATAGGTAAGAAAAAAATAGTTTGCGCATAACTCAACGCAGAAATTCCACCTTCAGTTATTGATTCATAAAATAACCTATCCGAAATCAAATAAAGCTGACCAATACTTTCTATGAGGACTACTATTAAAATACTGCTCAAACTGCTTTTTAACAGCAATGTCAATTGTGAAATCGAAGCATTAACTTTTGTAAAAAGTTCTTTTGAACTAAACATCAAGTAACTAATCTGTATTAAGTTACCAACAATAAAACCGATTGGAATTGCAACTATCATATCACTTCCCCAAAAATAAACAAAAAATAAAACTGTTATGTTTGGAATAATGTTTGAGATAATTGAATACCTGAACTCATGATTACTTTGTTGATAGCCAATTAAAATAGATATTCCGGCAGTGATTGGAATTGAGAGTAAGAACAAAATAAAAACATGGTTAGTAGTTTGAATAATATTTTGTTCTGAACCGCCTAAGAAAAGATCGAGAATATTTTCTCTATTCATATATAGTATTAATGCTAAAACCAAACCGGCGACAATGAATAAGTAAAAATTAGTTCTGACAAAAACATTTAGATTTATTGTATTGTCACTCTTCGCCTTATTGTAAGTTGGTATAAAGTAGTTTTGACCTATACACAAGATTATTGTATTTATAGTCAGCGGAATGACAGCACCGATAAGATAAATATCAAATTCTGTCGATAATCCGTAAATCCCCGCAAACAGAATTTCCCGTAAAAAACCTAGACCCTTTGATAGTATTGAAACTACAGCTATAAAAATAGCGGCGCCGGAAACTGTTGAAGTGAATTTACTTGTTTTCATTTTGATTGGTCAAAAAGCAACTATAGAATTTCTATAAAATGTTTGATCGTTTTTTCCAGTCCTTTTTGCCGATCAACTTTAGGTTCCCATCCCAATACTTTTTTTGCTTTTTCAATATTTGGCTGACGTGTTTGAGGGTCATCAACAGGAAGTTCTTTAAAAATAATTTTGCTTTTGGAACCCGTTTGTTTAATTACTTCCTCAGCAAATTGTAAGATGGTTATTTCATCCGGATTTCCAATGTTAACAGGTTCTACTTCATTAGACATAAGCAGTTTGTAAATGCCATCAACCTGATCTGAAACATAACAAAAACTTCTCGTCTGAGAACCATTACCAAACACTGTAATATCCTCACCCTTTAATGCCTGACCGACAAATGCTGGTAATGCACGACCATCATTCAAACGCATTCTTGGTCCATACGTATTGAATATTCTTACAATTCTTGTATCAACTCCATGATACCTGTGATATGCCATCGTTAGTGCTTCAGCAAATCTTTTTGCTTCATCATAAACTCCACGGGGACCAATGGGATTTACGTTTCCCCAATACTCCTCACTTTGAGGATGTACAACAGGATCGCCGTAAACTTCAGATGTTGAGGCAAGTAAGAATCTTGCTTTCTTTTCTTTTGCCAGCCCAAGAGCTTTGTGCGTACCTAATGAACCTACCTTTAAAGTCTGAATCGGAAGTTTAAGATAATCAATGGGACTTGCAGGAGATGCAAAATGTAAAATGTAATCAATCCTACCAGGTAAGTAAGTGTAGTTTGTTATATCGTGTTTTACAAATTCAAAATTTTCATTTCCAATCAGATGTGAGATATTGTCAATATTCCCTGTAATGAGATTGTCGATGCAAATTACTTTTAGCCCTTCTGCTAATAGGCGGTCACATAAATGTGAGCCAAGAAAACCGGCACCACCAGCGACAACAGCAGTATACTTATACAATATCTTTGCCTCCGGTCAGTTTTTTCAGTTCGTAATTTTTCTTTTCTTTAAAGATGAAAATCATACTCATAAAAACGAATGTAAAAATTGCTCCGGCTATGGATGAGAACACAACTTTTGGGCTGGATTTCCGCAATGGAGGGATTGCTTCATCAAGAACTTCAACAGTCGGCAGATCACGGTTCTCCTGAATTTTCTCTTTGTAATATTGC
It includes:
- a CDS encoding GHMP kinase, translated to MIISQTPLRISLCGGGTDFKEYYQLKEGFVVSSAIDKYIFVIIKERFDDLIYVNYTKKEIVSSVDEIQHELVREVLRKSKLDKGIEITMLADVPSEGSGLGSSSSLTVGLLNAAYHYRGFQVTHEQLAKEACEIEIDTLKKPIGKQDQYIAAYGGLKAIKFNKDETVETEAIELPTNLKRKLGANLLLFYTNITRSSSTVLTEQKKSISDKLDYHDSIKKLAYDTEGSLLNGNVDDVGRLLSENWDLKKNLSSNISNAEIDKMYSTAINAGAVGGKIAGAGGGGFLLVYCKREDHDKLREAMQDYREMPFMLEPQGSKIIFNYKRYDLK
- a CDS encoding class I SAM-dependent methyltransferase gives rise to the protein MTEKKYDFRKQLYDAYVTTFKNYISNENNYSNESLFAGYKKRYLKYLSGFSKNASVIDIGCGNGLLLQFLYKEGFNNLYGIDISDEQINIARSRGLNADSYDVFSFLTEHKKKYDIVFAMDVIEHLYKKELFDFFRGIHSILNENGLLIIQTPNGDGISPNHIIYGDLTHLTIFNPNSLSQILRLVGFDEINSFETGPTTKGFLSTIRLILWKIIRVIFMAVRIIETGGSEKILTQDFTCTARKRKPDNK
- a CDS encoding polysaccharide biosynthesis C-terminal domain-containing protein, with protein sequence MKTSKFTSTVSGAAIFIAVVSILSKGLGFLREILFAGIYGLSTEFDIYLIGAVIPLTINTIILCIGQNYFIPTYNKAKSDNTINLNVFVRTNFYLFIVAGLVLALILYMNRENILDLFLGGSEQNIIQTTNHVFILFLLSIPITAGISILIGYQQSNHEFRYSIISNIIPNITVLFFVYFWGSDMIVAIPIGFIVGNLIQISYLMFSSKELFTKVNASISQLTLLLKSSLSSILIVVLIESIGQLYLISDRLFYESITEGGISALSYAQTIFFLPISILTISLSTAIFPKFSILYQEKKKEELERIFSTGILISVGIFVPIMILFIFYGDTITKIFFERGKFSFIDTVKTSDVLSYYAFGIIFYSIYGVINKLLYSIGMIKKLLLITIIGIVLKIILNIILVEQYEQNGLAVSTTLSYLFFFVTSFFIVNKNILNSKRKVFIPNLVYYSVNALAAFIFTKIFVQFMQAFHIGTFYEIIIFITVYSTNLFIVKSNLLNIFSSIINNFSMSYKS
- a CDS encoding SDR family oxidoreductase codes for the protein MLYKYTAVVAGGAGFLGSHLCDRLLAEGLKVICIDNLITGNIDNISHLIGNENFEFVKHDITNYTYLPGRIDYILHFASPASPIDYLKLPIQTLKVGSLGTHKALGLAKEKKARFLLASTSEVYGDPVVHPQSEEYWGNVNPIGPRGVYDEAKRFAEALTMAYHRYHGVDTRIVRIFNTYGPRMRLNDGRALPAFVGQALKGEDITVFGNGSQTRSFCYVSDQVDGIYKLLMSNEVEPVNIGNPDEITILQFAEEVIKQTGSKSKIIFKELPVDDPQTRQPNIEKAKKVLGWEPKVDRQKGLEKTIKHFIEIL